A part of Liolophura sinensis isolate JHLJ2023 chromosome 1, CUHK_Ljap_v2, whole genome shotgun sequence genomic DNA contains:
- the LOC135469877 gene encoding prefoldin subunit 3-like → MATENSSKSASAEKSATGMPKAVFVEDVDAFMKQSENNESTEGVLKRLDEQHSKYKFMEYNLNTKKSRLKTQLPDIKTSLDIVKHLQSKKDSTEPLETRFLLSDQLYAKARIPPTEKVCLWLGANVMLEYNLDDAEKLLEKNYDAASRSLAQVEDDLGFIRDQTTTLEVNMARVYNWDVKRRQAAQQATSAS, encoded by the exons ATGGCGACTGAAAATTCATCGAAGTCAGCAAGCGCTGAGAAGTCTGCGACAGGAATGCCGAAAGCTGTCTTTGTG GAAGATGTGGATGCTTTCATGAAACAGAGTGAGAATAATGAGTCTACAGAAGGTGTTTTGAAGAGACTGGATGAGCAGCACAGTAAATACAAGTTCATGGAGTACAACCTCAACACGAAGAAGTCCAG GTTAAAAACTCAGCTGCCAGACATAAAAACTTCATTAGATATTGTTAAACATCTTCAAAGCAAGAAG GACTCGACAGAGCCATTAGAGACTAGGTTTCTATTGTCAGACCAGCTGTATGCTAAGGCTAGGATACCTCCCACAGAAAAAGTCTGTCTCTGGCTTGGG gccAATGTGATGTTGGAATACAATTTAGATGATGCAGAAAAATTGTTAGAGAAAAATTACGATGCAGCGAGTAGAAGTTTAGCTCAGGTAGAAGATGACCTGGGCTTCATACGAGATCAAACCACCACGCTAGAAGTCA ATATGGCACGTGTATATAATTGGGACGTGAAACGGAGGCAAGCTGCCCAACAAGCCACCTCAGCATCCTAG